AGTTCACAGACTTGAAAAAGCTGTAAAAGAACTAAAAAAAGACTAATTTAATAAAAATTGAGGATAGTCATGGAAAGAAAAGATTATAAAAATTCAGTAGATAATAAAGAAGAACTTTTAATTGTAGTAAATTCTGAAAATAATATTATTTTCCAAGCAAAAGAAAGTCCATTGTCATCATTTTTAAAAAAAGTTTTCGTTGAGGAGATAAAAGATAAAGGATTAAGCGTGTATGCTAATCAACTTGGAATAGGATTAGCGGAGCTTGGTAAAGTGCTTGATATAAAATATTATTATGGAACTATTGTATCAGTACCTGCAAAAGCATTACTTGAAGAACAAAAAGTAGAGTTTGAATATGTAGATACTATAGAATTAGTACATTCA
This genomic window from Fusobacterium perfoetens contains:
- a CDS encoding DUF1893 domain-containing protein; amino-acid sequence: MERKDYKNSVDNKEELLIVVNSENNIIFQAKESPLSSFLKKVFVEEIKDKGLSVYANQLGIGLAELGKVLDIKYYYGTIVSVPAKALLEEQKVEFEYVDTIELVHSSSNPEKVCPVEDKLNSLSTFDERVEFLKEKAAQKNKACFVNFDKK